Proteins encoded within one genomic window of Bradyrhizobium sp. 186:
- a CDS encoding heme-binding protein, protein MAELTLDTARKILDAAFAKANELKLKPLVVTILDARGVVKLAAAQDGTSLMRAEIAHGKAYGALALGMGSRALYQRAQEQAYFIDAVNTIAKGALVPVPGGVLILDGTTLLGAVGVSGDTSDNDEACAVAGIQAAGLKANAG, encoded by the coding sequence ATGGCTGAACTGACCCTCGACACCGCCCGCAAAATCCTCGACGCCGCCTTCGCAAAGGCCAATGAACTGAAGCTAAAGCCGCTCGTCGTCACCATTCTGGATGCCCGCGGCGTGGTCAAGCTCGCCGCCGCGCAGGACGGCACCAGCCTGATGCGCGCCGAGATCGCCCACGGCAAGGCCTATGGCGCGCTCGCCCTGGGCATGGGATCGCGCGCGCTGTACCAGCGGGCGCAGGAGCAGGCCTATTTCATCGACGCCGTGAACACCATCGCCAAGGGCGCGCTGGTCCCGGTCCCCGGCGGCGTGCTGATTCTGGACGGCACCACCCTGCTCGGCGCCGTCGGCGTGTCCGGCGACACCTCCGACAATGACGAGGCCTGCGCGGTCGCCGGCATCCAGGCCGCCGGGCTGAAGGCGAACGCGGGATAG
- a CDS encoding ABC transporter ATP-binding protein, whose protein sequence is MLTLTHVQAAYGSSQVLFDVSLDVPDGKIVTLLGRNGMGKTTTVRAIMGLVPARSGLSFDGQSIAGSAPETVARRGIGLVPEGRMVFPTLTVRENLIATTANRAGRPQPWTQDRIYQLFPRLAERARQYAGTLSGGEQQMLAIGRALMTNPKLLILDEATEGLAPVVRGEIWRCIEALKAQGQSILLIDKNMHALKRLADHHYILEKGRTVWKGDAAALERDAAKIQRYIGI, encoded by the coding sequence ATGCTGACGCTGACCCATGTGCAGGCCGCCTACGGATCGAGCCAGGTGCTGTTCGACGTCAGCCTCGATGTGCCCGATGGCAAGATCGTCACGCTGCTCGGTCGCAATGGCATGGGCAAGACCACGACGGTGCGTGCCATCATGGGATTGGTCCCAGCGCGCTCCGGTCTCAGCTTCGACGGCCAGTCGATTGCCGGCAGCGCGCCTGAGACCGTGGCGCGGCGGGGCATTGGGCTCGTGCCGGAAGGACGCATGGTGTTTCCGACGTTGACCGTGCGCGAAAACCTGATTGCCACGACCGCCAATCGCGCGGGCCGTCCCCAGCCATGGACGCAGGACCGGATCTACCAGTTGTTTCCTCGGCTTGCGGAGCGGGCCAGGCAATACGCCGGGACGCTGTCCGGCGGCGAACAGCAAATGCTGGCGATCGGCCGGGCGCTGATGACGAACCCGAAACTGCTGATCCTCGATGAGGCCACAGAAGGGCTGGCACCGGTGGTACGCGGCGAGATCTGGCGGTGCATCGAGGCGCTGAAGGCGCAGGGACAATCGATCCTGTTGATCGACAAGAACATGCATGCCTTGAAGCGGCTGGCGGATCATCACTATATCCTGGAGAAGGGCCGCACCGTCTGGAAAGGGGATGCCGCAGCGCTCGAGCGGGACGCGGCGAAGATTCAGCGATACATCGGGATATGA
- a CDS encoding aspartate dehydrogenase, with protein sequence MTHGGSGRKPLRLAIVGWGAIARRVADLLQERNDNITVIGIATRNAPQQGSGLPEGARWLSAPDDLRDLAPDLVVEAAGRAAVEPWGLASLRCAPGFVVSSTSAFSDDTVLQRLVDEAERCGSQILIPSGALAGLDALAAASRLPLESVTHRIIKPPRAWKSTPAEGLVDLDTLTSAHVFFHGSAREAASRFPANANVAAISALAGIGFERTSVALVADPATTQNCHHLTARGDFGTLNVMIENRPFAANPKSSELTALSLGRLIESKTRAIAI encoded by the coding sequence ATGACACACGGCGGATCGGGAAGGAAACCGCTGCGCCTCGCCATCGTCGGCTGGGGCGCGATCGCGCGCCGGGTGGCCGATCTGCTGCAGGAGCGCAACGACAATATCACGGTGATCGGCATCGCCACGCGCAATGCACCGCAACAAGGCAGCGGTTTGCCTGAAGGTGCGCGCTGGTTGTCCGCACCGGACGACCTGCGCGATCTCGCACCCGATCTGGTGGTGGAGGCCGCTGGCCGTGCCGCGGTCGAGCCCTGGGGACTTGCGAGCCTGCGCTGCGCGCCGGGCTTCGTGGTGTCGTCGACCAGTGCCTTCAGCGATGACACGGTGCTGCAGCGGCTGGTGGATGAGGCCGAGCGCTGCGGCAGCCAGATCCTGATTCCGTCGGGCGCGCTGGCCGGCCTTGATGCGCTGGCCGCGGCGTCGCGGCTGCCGCTCGAGAGTGTCACCCACCGCATCATCAAGCCGCCGCGCGCCTGGAAAAGCACACCTGCAGAAGGCCTCGTCGATCTGGATACGCTCACCTCTGCACATGTCTTCTTTCACGGTTCAGCGCGGGAGGCGGCGAGCCGGTTTCCCGCTAATGCCAATGTCGCAGCGATCTCGGCGCTGGCCGGCATTGGCTTCGAGCGTACCAGTGTAGCGCTGGTGGCCGATCCGGCCACGACGCAAAACTGCCATCACCTGACGGCGCGAGGGGATTTTGGCACACTCAACGTCATGATCGAAAATCGTCCCTTCGCCGCTAATCCGAAGTCGTCGGAGTTGACTGCGCTCAGCTTGGGTCGTCTGATCGAGAGCAAAACCCGTGCGATCGCGATATAG
- a CDS encoding ABC transporter ATP-binding protein yields MLELRGLSKRFGGLTATDNVSLSVATGSLHALIGPNGAGKTTLINQVAGDLRQDMGTIRLGGTEIGAFPAWERVRRGLARTFQITQLLPQYTALDNVALAVQVRQGLSFRFFADPRKNPDAREQAGQYLQDVGLASRASSLVSEIGHGECKQLELAVALATRPSLLLLDEPMAGLSPLESQEMINLIAKLKGKVTIVLVEHDMDAVFALADRISVLVYGRIVATGDSDEIRANEEVRVAYLGEGDD; encoded by the coding sequence ATGCTGGAGTTGCGCGGCCTGTCCAAACGCTTCGGCGGCCTCACCGCCACCGACAATGTCAGCCTGTCGGTGGCGACCGGCTCGCTGCATGCGCTGATCGGCCCCAATGGGGCCGGCAAGACCACGCTGATCAACCAGGTGGCCGGCGATCTGCGTCAGGACATGGGCACGATCCGGCTCGGCGGCACCGAGATCGGCGCGTTTCCGGCGTGGGAGCGCGTGCGCCGGGGACTCGCACGGACCTTTCAGATCACGCAGTTGCTGCCGCAATACACCGCGCTTGATAATGTCGCGCTCGCGGTTCAGGTGCGACAGGGACTCAGTTTCCGGTTCTTTGCCGATCCGCGGAAAAATCCGGATGCCCGCGAACAGGCAGGGCAGTATCTGCAGGACGTCGGGCTGGCATCACGGGCGTCCTCACTTGTGTCCGAGATCGGCCATGGCGAATGCAAACAGCTCGAGCTCGCGGTCGCGCTTGCCACAAGGCCGTCGCTGCTGCTGCTCGACGAGCCGATGGCGGGGCTGAGTCCGCTGGAGAGTCAGGAGATGATCAATCTGATCGCAAAACTCAAGGGCAAGGTTACCATCGTGCTGGTCGAACACGATATGGATGCGGTGTTCGCGCTGGCCGACCGCATCTCGGTGTTGGTTTACGGCCGGATCGTGGCGACCGGCGATAGCGACGAGATCCGGGCCAATGAGGAGGTGCGCGTGGCTTATCTCGGCGAGGGCGACGACTGA